The following are from one region of the Leptospira selangorensis genome:
- a CDS encoding CPBP family intramembrane glutamic endopeptidase translates to MALLKESLKDFFQTKKDWISFGGVFLLFLIFWSYNYSFRFAPLFTQALKDNQIGLSLFYFLFFAAGALVIYPIVLAFYGKLNEFKPSIPLITGYVVVLAIVCSARIRDSELFNWVGSSSVEIAMLTVNYVGTILAYTALPLAWIILRKNSPDRFLGLSKSPKFGEVLFLLGLMLPLIAIASFSLSFLSVYPRFAGRMSDGYLIYPPALWIILFEISYAADFAVLETFFRGFMVFPLASRVGSKPAVLGMAFMYGLLHFTKPQFEALGSFFGGFILGMISYRTKSVYAGILIHIGIALAMELAATLQFLYFME, encoded by the coding sequence TTGGCCTTATTAAAAGAAAGTTTAAAGGATTTTTTTCAAACCAAAAAGGATTGGATCTCTTTCGGGGGAGTGTTCCTTCTATTTTTAATTTTTTGGTCTTATAACTATTCGTTTCGATTTGCTCCACTTTTTACACAGGCTTTAAAAGATAACCAGATCGGTTTAAGTCTATTTTACTTTTTATTTTTTGCTGCAGGTGCATTGGTTATCTACCCGATTGTTCTTGCATTTTATGGAAAACTAAACGAATTCAAACCTTCTATTCCTTTGATCACAGGTTATGTAGTTGTTCTTGCAATTGTGTGTTCTGCGAGGATCAGGGACTCGGAATTATTCAATTGGGTAGGTTCTTCTTCCGTAGAGATTGCAATGCTTACCGTAAACTACGTGGGAACCATTCTTGCTTATACAGCGTTACCTCTAGCTTGGATTATTCTGCGCAAAAATTCTCCGGATAGATTTTTAGGTTTAAGTAAATCTCCCAAGTTCGGTGAGGTATTATTCTTATTAGGATTAATGCTTCCTTTAATTGCGATTGCTTCCTTCTCCCTTTCCTTTCTTTCCGTATACCCTAGATTTGCAGGAAGAATGTCGGACGGATATCTGATCTATCCGCCTGCTTTATGGATCATTCTATTCGAAATTTCTTATGCAGCAGATTTTGCGGTTTTGGAAACTTTCTTTAGAGGATTTATGGTTTTTCCCTTGGCTTCCAGAGTGGGAAGTAAACCTGCTGTTTTAGGCATGGCATTCATGTACGGTCTTTTACACTTTACAAAACCTCAATTTGAAGCATTAGGCTCTTTTTTCGGGGGTTTTATTTTGGGAATGATCTCCTATAGAACCAAATCAGTATATGCAGGAATCTTGATACATATAGGGATCGCGCTTGCAATGGAGCTTGCAGCTACTTTACAGTTTTTGTATTTTATGGAGTAA
- a CDS encoding GMC family oxidoreductase, with amino-acid sequence MKTEEKTNVHFDYDYIIVGSGFGGSVSAMRLSQKGYSVLVVESGKRWTAKEFPKTNWSVHKYLWMPRLGFYGIQRLNLLKDFFLVSGAGVGGGSLVYANTLYVPSDKTLNHPTYKKIGGKDGMLPFYKVASRMLGVVQNPHLDKSDAVLKEIAQEMGRGETFSATPVGVFFGEKQGQTVKDPFFLGDGPERTTCNLCGGCMVGCRFNSKNTLDKNYLFFAEKLGAKVLPETKVTDIVPLNEYGEPDPNASGEFGYQLSSRSTTGWFGSPKRKFKARSVVLSAAVMGTVGLLLRSREAGHMNRLSTRLGDDVRTNSETVLGVTKFGKDVDFSRGVAITSSIHPDEHTHIEPVRYSKGSDFFGTLASVLTDGGGLFPRPLKYFFTMFTQPLYFLKASWPFGFAKNSLILLVMQTLDNKVKLVRKRRMSWPFEKSMTSAISSGEKVPSYIPIANQTARKVAKKIGGIPRSSLNDVLLNAPITGHIMGGCVMGSDPEEGVIDFENKVYGYKNLRVCDSSMIPVNLGVNPSLSITAMTERAMSMIPPKENKSVSSFEFEKQFGITPVVFPKI; translated from the coding sequence ATGAAGACAGAAGAGAAAACAAACGTTCATTTTGATTACGACTATATCATAGTAGGTTCTGGCTTTGGCGGAAGTGTTTCCGCTATGAGATTAAGCCAAAAAGGGTATTCTGTCTTGGTAGTCGAGTCCGGTAAAAGATGGACTGCAAAAGAATTTCCTAAAACGAATTGGTCCGTTCACAAATATTTATGGATGCCTAGATTAGGTTTTTACGGGATCCAAAGACTTAATCTTCTAAAAGACTTCTTTCTAGTGAGTGGAGCTGGAGTGGGTGGAGGTTCTTTAGTATATGCAAACACACTTTACGTTCCTTCCGATAAAACATTAAATCATCCTACATACAAAAAGATCGGCGGCAAGGATGGAATGCTTCCTTTCTATAAGGTTGCTTCCAGAATGTTAGGAGTAGTTCAAAATCCACACTTGGATAAATCTGACGCCGTCCTAAAAGAGATCGCTCAAGAAATGGGAAGAGGAGAAACTTTTTCCGCAACACCTGTAGGTGTATTCTTCGGTGAAAAACAAGGACAAACAGTAAAAGATCCTTTCTTCTTAGGCGATGGTCCCGAAAGAACCACCTGCAATCTTTGCGGAGGTTGTATGGTAGGATGTCGTTTCAATTCTAAAAACACATTAGATAAAAATTATCTATTTTTTGCGGAGAAATTGGGAGCTAAAGTACTTCCTGAAACAAAAGTAACAGATATAGTTCCTTTAAACGAATATGGAGAACCTGATCCGAATGCGAGTGGCGAATTCGGCTATCAACTTTCTAGCAGATCCACAACCGGTTGGTTCGGTTCTCCAAAAAGAAAATTTAAAGCTAGGTCCGTTGTACTTTCTGCCGCTGTGATGGGAACTGTAGGTTTACTTTTGCGTTCCAGAGAAGCTGGACATATGAATCGTCTTTCAACCCGTTTAGGAGATGATGTTCGTACAAATAGTGAAACAGTTTTAGGCGTTACTAAATTCGGAAAGGATGTGGACTTTTCTAGAGGAGTTGCAATCACTTCTTCCATTCATCCGGATGAACATACTCACATAGAACCGGTTCGTTATTCTAAGGGTTCTGACTTTTTTGGGACTCTTGCGAGCGTTCTTACTGATGGTGGAGGCCTTTTCCCTAGACCTCTTAAATATTTTTTCACGATGTTTACTCAGCCACTTTATTTTTTAAAGGCGTCTTGGCCTTTCGGCTTCGCTAAAAATTCTCTTATTCTTCTAGTTATGCAGACCTTGGATAATAAGGTCAAATTAGTTAGAAAAAGAAGAATGTCCTGGCCTTTCGAGAAATCGATGACCTCAGCTATTAGCTCTGGAGAGAAAGTACCTTCTTATATTCCAATTGCAAATCAAACTGCGAGAAAGGTTGCGAAGAAGATAGGAGGTATTCCTAGAAGTTCATTAAATGATGTTCTTTTAAATGCACCTATTACTGGGCATATCATGGGCGGTTGTGTAATGGGTTCCGATCCGGAAGAAGGTGTGATCGATTTTGAAAACAAGGTTTATGGTTATAAAAATTTAAGAGTTTGTGATAGTTCTATGATCCCCGTAAACCTTGGGGTAAATCCTTCTCTTTCTATCACTGCAATGACTGAGAGAGCGATGTCCATGATCCCTCCCAAAGAGAATAAGTCGGTCTCAAGTTTCGAGTTTGAAAAACAATTCGGGATCACGCCTGTAGTCTTTCCTAAAATCTGA
- a CDS encoding flavin-containing monooxygenase, protein MQELPKVCVIGAGSSGITVCKSLQDKGIPYDCYEKGSDVGGNWRYKNDNGLSNIYKSLHINTHRDRMEYKDYPMPDWYADYPNHEPIQKYFVDYVEHFGLRKHIKFKNGVAKIEPQDDGTYLVTSEKGEKIFYDAVIVANGHHWSPRWPEPDFPGKFNGKIIHSHDYVDPEHPIQLTGKRVVVLGMGNSAMDISVELSRPGVAKKVFLSSRRGAWVIPNYLFGKPLDKQTELLPPGTPFWLKQFLFGTMLKIGVGKMEDFGLPKPDHKPGEAHPTISQDILVRLGRGDIKYKPVIQEYNGNKVKFADGSEEEIDAIIYCTGYNVKFPFFKPEFISAPDNHLPLFHRTFKPDLSNLFFVGLYQPLGAIMPLAEFQGKWLAEYLTGNYSLPTIPEMQNQIQDYEKKMKKRYVNSARHTMQVDYEDFLYYMQKELKAGKKRASKSLQTLPVPSKAKYKQSGKQSSSNGKSEPRKKSALAKV, encoded by the coding sequence ATGCAAGAGTTGCCGAAAGTCTGCGTTATTGGCGCAGGCTCTAGTGGAATCACTGTTTGTAAATCACTTCAGGACAAGGGAATCCCCTATGACTGTTACGAAAAAGGAAGCGATGTAGGAGGTAACTGGAGATATAAAAACGACAACGGTCTAAGTAATATTTATAAGTCATTACATATCAACACTCACAGAGATAGAATGGAATATAAGGATTATCCGATGCCGGATTGGTATGCGGATTATCCAAATCATGAACCTATCCAAAAATATTTTGTGGATTACGTGGAACATTTCGGACTTCGCAAACATATTAAATTCAAGAATGGCGTAGCAAAAATAGAACCCCAAGACGATGGAACGTATCTAGTTACTAGCGAGAAGGGAGAAAAAATATTTTACGATGCAGTCATCGTTGCTAACGGTCATCATTGGTCTCCACGATGGCCTGAGCCCGATTTTCCCGGCAAATTTAATGGAAAGATAATACATTCTCACGACTATGTGGATCCTGAACATCCGATCCAATTGACAGGCAAAAGAGTTGTAGTACTCGGCATGGGAAACAGCGCCATGGATATTTCCGTAGAGTTAAGCCGTCCTGGAGTCGCCAAAAAAGTTTTCCTAAGTTCCAGAAGAGGTGCTTGGGTGATCCCGAATTATCTTTTCGGAAAACCTTTAGACAAACAAACGGAGTTGCTTCCGCCTGGAACACCTTTCTGGTTAAAACAATTTTTATTCGGAACCATGTTAAAGATCGGTGTTGGTAAGATGGAAGATTTTGGTCTTCCAAAACCGGATCATAAACCCGGAGAGGCACATCCAACCATCTCCCAAGATATTTTAGTAAGACTTGGAAGAGGTGATATCAAATACAAACCTGTGATCCAAGAATATAATGGAAACAAAGTAAAATTTGCTGACGGCTCAGAAGAAGAAATCGATGCGATCATCTATTGTACGGGATACAACGTTAAGTTTCCTTTTTTCAAACCTGAGTTTATCTCAGCCCCTGATAATCATCTGCCTTTGTTTCATCGGACCTTTAAACCTGATCTGAGCAATTTATTCTTTGTAGGATTATACCAACCATTAGGTGCAATCATGCCTCTTGCTGAGTTCCAAGGAAAATGGTTAGCAGAATATTTAACTGGAAATTATAGCCTGCCTACAATTCCAGAAATGCAAAATCAGATCCAAGATTACGAAAAGAAGATGAAGAAGCGATATGTAAATTCTGCAAGGCATACAATGCAGGTGGATTACGAAGACTTTTTATATTATATGCAGAAGGAACTAAAAGCAGGTAAGAAAAGAGCTTCTAAAAGTTTACAAACATTACCTGTTCCGTCAAAGGCAAAGTATAAACAATCCGGAAAACAAAGTTCTTCTAACGGAAAATCAGAACCAAGGAAAAAAAGTGCTCTGGCAAAAGTTTGA
- a CDS encoding alpha/beta hydrolase has protein sequence MLWQKFETLAARALLSLPNSVLKIFGKDIKRGRTLDPKVRTALLLAKIKPKPENLAPPKARELFKNIMGFFDLEKEEVPRVENFSIPGTGPRIKVRLYSSNITKDPEPCLLYFHGGGFVIGDLESHDAPLRYLAKTSGRAILAVDYRLGPEHIYPASWEDAYSVYKWIKENGKSFGIDPKKIAVAGDSAGGNLAISISTRAKKEKLTLPQFQILIYPWIDLIQERKSVEEFANGYALTRDLLRYFKYHSVPNSKDWKDPRVTPFQQTNFSHTPKTYLLIAGFDPLQDEGLAYADLLQKAKVKLEIKTYDTLIHGFFNLGRSIPEAKNALDQIAKWIQAGFLAK, from the coding sequence GTGCTCTGGCAAAAGTTTGAGACCCTAGCGGCAAGAGCCTTACTTTCTCTCCCGAATTCCGTACTAAAAATTTTCGGAAAGGATATCAAAAGAGGACGAACCTTGGATCCAAAGGTTCGAACCGCATTACTTTTAGCTAAAATAAAGCCGAAACCCGAAAATCTTGCTCCGCCTAAAGCGAGAGAACTTTTCAAAAACATAATGGGTTTTTTCGATTTGGAAAAAGAAGAAGTTCCCAGGGTGGAGAATTTTTCCATACCTGGAACCGGCCCGAGGATCAAAGTCAGATTATATTCTTCTAATATAACTAAAGATCCGGAACCTTGTTTACTCTATTTTCATGGAGGAGGATTCGTGATCGGGGATCTGGAATCCCACGATGCACCTCTGAGATATTTAGCAAAAACTTCGGGTAGGGCAATACTCGCAGTCGATTATAGATTGGGACCCGAACATATTTATCCTGCCTCTTGGGAAGATGCATACTCCGTTTATAAATGGATAAAGGAGAATGGAAAGTCATTTGGTATCGATCCAAAAAAGATTGCGGTAGCTGGAGATTCCGCAGGAGGAAATTTGGCGATCTCCATCTCTACTCGTGCTAAAAAAGAAAAACTTACTCTTCCACAATTCCAAATATTGATCTATCCATGGATCGATCTAATCCAGGAAAGAAAAAGTGTAGAGGAATTTGCAAATGGGTACGCACTCACTCGAGATCTACTTCGGTATTTCAAATATCATAGTGTGCCAAATTCAAAAGATTGGAAGGATCCAAGAGTCACACCTTTCCAACAAACGAACTTTTCTCATACACCTAAAACCTACTTGTTGATTGCAGGCTTTGACCCTCTTCAGGACGAGGGACTCGCATATGCTGACCTTCTTCAGAAGGCAAAAGTAAAACTGGAGATCAAAACCTACGACACTTTGATCCACGGTTTTTTTAATTTAGGAAGAAGTATCCCGGAAGCCAAAAATGCATTGGATCAAATCGCAAAATGGATCCAAGCAGGGTTTTTAGCAAAATAA
- a CDS encoding S8 family serine peptidase, translating to MKNKFTLFTFIFSILSIGYLFAEKQTNVTSTFSKLLDPSGNTDNKKYYKRNSKIKFKSSEVLVKFKDKAGDSVKSYAVSSFNGKVLNDLGETGISQVELREGQTVEEAIAEYSTHPDVEFVQPNYIYHANNSPDDPIYNQLWGMNNTGQNVITATYSFNNPGTSTSDMRMESAWDVNTDCTNTIVAVVDSGVNYNHQDLSTNMWSSGSCVSDKGVSLGSCSNGWNYVNNNNDPMDLNGHGTHVAGTIGAKGNNATGVAGVCWTAKIMAVRVLDQSGSGDTATIIKGINFAVRNGAKVLNLSLGGPDYDSAMRSAMASAGSNYDALFVVAAGNDGSDLNSDNSYPCEYDEANILCVAALDQKFQLASFSNYDSSKKNVDIGAPGTNIRSTWAGAEGTYNLPFTSWLTDNILGTGWNTAGCSIYSLVLYLSTSCSTAISGISNSGYLSNSYALAYAPITITSGAEAVTARMNLFIDTEAGYDGINLYASNSTSESVVFNSINLVGSLSGERDGQIISNYEVAAPNCVHSSNCSFGYEFISDSTVNRAGVAITVFNLITLDVDNIAQYNTINGTSMATPHVAGLATLLRSFNPKFTYADTITAIIAGGTTTSSIQNITKYGKAANGNGAIRNLEAPINLSVDVP from the coding sequence ATGAAGAATAAATTCACCTTATTTACTTTTATTTTTTCGATTTTGTCTATCGGCTATCTTTTTGCCGAAAAACAAACGAATGTCACTTCGACCTTTTCCAAACTTTTGGATCCTTCGGGAAATACTGATAATAAAAAGTATTATAAAAGAAACTCCAAAATAAAATTCAAGTCTTCCGAGGTCTTGGTTAAGTTCAAAGATAAAGCAGGCGACTCAGTAAAGTCTTATGCAGTTAGTTCTTTTAATGGAAAAGTCCTGAACGATTTAGGGGAGACAGGAATTTCTCAAGTAGAATTGAGAGAAGGTCAAACCGTCGAAGAGGCGATTGCTGAATATTCTACGCATCCTGATGTGGAATTTGTGCAGCCGAATTATATTTACCACGCAAACAATTCCCCGGACGATCCGATTTACAACCAATTGTGGGGAATGAATAATACGGGCCAGAACGTTATTACTGCTACTTACTCCTTTAATAACCCTGGAACAAGCACCAGCGATATGAGAATGGAAAGCGCTTGGGATGTGAATACAGACTGTACTAATACGATTGTAGCTGTAGTGGATTCGGGTGTGAATTATAATCACCAAGACCTAAGCACGAATATGTGGAGTTCAGGCTCTTGCGTTTCTGATAAAGGAGTTTCTTTGGGTTCTTGCTCTAACGGTTGGAATTATGTAAATAATAATAATGATCCTATGGATTTGAATGGCCATGGAACTCATGTGGCGGGTACGATCGGAGCTAAAGGAAATAATGCAACCGGAGTAGCAGGAGTTTGTTGGACTGCGAAAATTATGGCGGTCCGAGTTTTAGATCAATCGGGTTCCGGTGATACTGCCACTATTATCAAAGGGATTAATTTTGCAGTCAGAAACGGCGCAAAGGTTTTGAATTTAAGTTTGGGCGGTCCGGACTATGATTCAGCCATGCGTTCTGCAATGGCAAGTGCAGGTAGCAACTATGACGCGTTATTTGTGGTTGCCGCAGGAAATGATGGAAGTGATTTGAATTCGGATAACTCATATCCTTGCGAATATGATGAGGCTAATATTCTGTGTGTGGCTGCTTTGGATCAAAAGTTTCAGTTAGCGAGTTTTTCGAATTATGATTCTTCTAAAAAAAATGTGGATATAGGCGCTCCTGGTACGAATATACGCAGCACTTGGGCGGGAGCTGAAGGTACTTATAATCTTCCCTTTACTAGCTGGCTGACAGATAATATATTAGGAACTGGCTGGAATACGGCAGGTTGTTCTATTTATTCCCTGGTTCTGTATTTATCAACTAGTTGTTCTACTGCAATCAGTGGAATTTCCAATTCAGGTTATTTATCGAACTCCTATGCTCTAGCATATGCTCCGATCACAATTACGTCAGGTGCGGAAGCTGTCACAGCTCGAATGAATTTATTTATAGATACAGAGGCAGGTTATGACGGAATTAATCTGTACGCATCTAATTCAACATCTGAATCAGTAGTGTTCAATTCGATTAATCTGGTGGGAAGCCTTTCTGGGGAACGAGATGGGCAGATAATTTCTAACTACGAAGTTGCCGCGCCGAATTGTGTTCATTCTTCGAATTGTTCTTTCGGCTATGAATTTATTTCGGATTCCACTGTTAATAGAGCAGGCGTGGCCATCACCGTTTTTAATTTGATTACATTGGATGTTGATAATATAGCTCAATACAATACGATCAACGGAACTTCTATGGCGACTCCTCATGTGGCGGGCCTTGCTACTTTATTGAGATCATTTAATCCGAAATTTACATATGCAGATACGATTACTGCGATTATTGCAGGCGGTACTACCACCAGTTCGATCCAGAATATTACCAAATATGGTAAAGCTGCTAACGGAAATGGAGCGATCCGAAATTTGGAAGCTCCTATTAATTTGAGTGTAGATGTTCCTTAA
- a CDS encoding choice-of-anchor D domain-containing protein — MKDQRLGSGYYRFIFILCVLAGFLPQLNCGGGGGGMKLFPIFPSSGITGLHVSDSAGNRYSSGSTLSLGSVLISSSSSNTLKVENNGNFTVTLTGNPDAVSKGGIHASQYVINSQPSSTSLADGDSSSFQISFQPSSAGVKSAYLIINSDDPNIGTYILYLKGTGTEAPAPAIQVSESSFNFIPNSQTNFYAASGGTSSKTITIKNSGDQDLVISNISLSGPDASSFSENGIPVTISPKKTYTFTISFNPLSVSTFSASISIDSNDPNTASYSIGLSGVGTSGNAPQISVTYSDNNNISRDITSSTGFSYSFGSVFPGIISSSKTITISNLGSSNLNLTGTPVSLSGTDPGEFTITQPTSASLAPNASATFLVKFSPTSVGSKSATVTLSTSNGKGGNSSSSVLAVSGAGGRRDIIVTWAHSKEHAVHMASGAYRVCYKKGSDFSAQGDSGVVCDADVMYAGDPYTPNYKTITVSSAGTWYIRVKSFSQFNATGSAFSKSIQATVSSPGY, encoded by the coding sequence ATGAAGGATCAGAGATTGGGCTCAGGTTATTATCGTTTTATTTTTATCTTATGTGTTTTAGCGGGATTCCTTCCTCAATTGAATTGTGGAGGAGGGGGTGGCGGAATGAAATTATTTCCAATTTTTCCTTCTTCCGGTATTACGGGGCTGCATGTTTCCGATTCGGCTGGTAATCGATATTCTTCCGGTTCTACACTTTCCTTAGGTTCCGTTTTAATTAGTTCTTCCTCTTCGAATACTTTGAAGGTCGAGAATAACGGGAACTTCACTGTTACTCTTACTGGAAATCCGGATGCGGTCTCTAAAGGTGGGATCCATGCTTCTCAGTATGTGATCAATTCCCAACCTTCGAGTACTAGTTTGGCGGATGGAGATTCCAGCTCGTTTCAAATTAGTTTTCAACCGAGTTCAGCTGGTGTAAAATCCGCATATCTAATTATTAATTCGGATGATCCGAATATAGGTACATATATTCTTTATTTGAAAGGAACCGGCACGGAGGCTCCGGCCCCTGCTATTCAAGTTTCGGAAAGCAGTTTTAATTTTATTCCTAATTCACAGACGAACTTTTACGCTGCGTCTGGAGGAACTTCTTCCAAAACGATAACTATTAAGAACAGCGGAGACCAAGATTTAGTAATTTCTAATATTTCTTTAAGTGGACCGGATGCAAGTTCGTTCAGCGAAAACGGTATTCCTGTTACGATATCGCCTAAAAAGACGTATACGTTTACTATTTCGTTTAATCCGCTTTCCGTTTCTACATTCTCTGCTTCGATCTCGATCGATAGTAATGATCCGAATACAGCAAGCTATAGTATTGGTCTATCGGGAGTAGGAACTTCTGGAAATGCACCTCAGATTTCGGTGACTTACTCTGATAATAATAATATTTCGAGAGATATCACAAGTAGTACTGGATTTTCTTACTCTTTCGGAAGTGTTTTCCCTGGAATTATATCTTCGAGTAAAACAATTACGATCAGTAATTTAGGAAGTTCTAATTTAAATCTTACTGGAACTCCAGTGTCCTTAAGTGGAACAGATCCTGGGGAATTTACGATTACCCAACCGACTTCTGCAAGCCTTGCTCCCAACGCTTCTGCTACCTTTTTGGTTAAGTTCAGTCCTACAAGTGTTGGTTCCAAATCTGCGACTGTTACTTTGAGCACCAGCAATGGAAAGGGAGGAAATTCTTCCAGTTCGGTTTTGGCTGTTTCCGGTGCGGGAGGAAGAAGGGATATTATAGTAACTTGGGCACATTCCAAAGAGCATGCCGTTCATATGGCTTCGGGTGCGTATCGGGTTTGTTATAAAAAAGGTTCGGACTTCAGTGCACAAGGAGATTCGGGAGTGGTCTGCGATGCTGACGTAATGTATGCGGGAGATCCATATACTCCGAATTATAAAACAATTACAGTAAGTTCTGCCGGGACTTGGTATATTCGAGTGAAATCATTTTCGCAATTTAATGCAACAGGGTCGGCATTTTCGAAATCGATCCAAGCTACAGTAAGTTCTCCAGGATATTAA